The genomic stretch GGGGTAAACCTTGCGAGCAAGGTCGAGCACCTGTCGGAATGCTTCGCGGTCGTCATCGGTGGGGAGCAGCTCGCTGTACTCCTGCACGATCCGCTCGCGCTCGCTCAGGATGTTTTCCAGGGGCCGCTCGATATCGGCGCCGTCTCGCAGCTTCTCGATGTAACCCCGCATCGCACTGAAAGGGATGGTTAGGTCGTCGATCCATGCTCGGTGCTGGTGGCAATAGCCAGGACCGGTGGAGAACCAGAACCACGGCTCCTTGGCCTCCTCGAACGCCTCGAGCCACCGCCGTCCGTCGGGCGCGGCTGAGATTGAACCGAGTGCTGCCTGCGGTTCCTCGTTGTCGATAATCGCGTCGTCGACGCCCACCTCGAGCGCTAGCCGCGCGAGCTTGCGGAGCTCGTCGTCGGGCCGGAAAAAGAGGATCTCGACCCCGCCCACCATCTTCGCGATCGTCTGATCGGCGATCCCGGGAAAGGCGTTCTTGCAGAAATCCGACAGCGTCATCAGCGCGCCGTAGCTGAGCATGTGCAGCTCGAAGTGGTAACAGGCCATCTCGTGCATGTTCTCGAGCAGCCGGTCGTAGGACGCGATCAGATCCCAGGCCGACGTTGTCCCCCGCCACGAGGTGATGGTCTCCATCGGCTCCATCTCTTCAAGCGGCTTGAACTCGATCGCCCGCAGCCGCTTGATGCAGTCCTCCGCCTTGGCGATCCAGTGCGCGTAGATCTCGTCCCAGTTCTCGTAGTAGTAACCGGCTCGTTCGAGAAAGTGCGGGACGCGAGCTTCGATCAGCGCCTCATCCGCGATGGAGGTTGGGCTCACATACAGATAGCCGTTGACAATCCGCTGGTCGATGCCGAGCGCGGGAGGCACCGGCCACACACGGGTCAGAAACTGGTTGAGCAGCACCCACCAGCTTTCGGGCATGATCGTGTCGAACGGATACACGGGCTCCGGGTTGTGCATCCCATCGAAGAACCAGAACTTCCCCTCCTCGAACTCTTTGCGCTCGTCGCTGAAGAGGTAGTAGTAGGGATACAGACGGCGCCAATCCTCCGCTCCCGGTGGGGCCTCCACCGAGAATGGGCTAGGGAAACGGCGTTCTAGAGGCGTCGTCGTCATCGCTTTCGCCTTTCGGGTCGGTCAGGCCGGGCAAAGCGTCACCAGGGCCCGTATGCGAACTATTATATTTGAAATCTACCAAGGAGCGTGAGCCTCGCCTGCCCTCGAAACAACCGTAATCGGCAGCTATCCGCAGCCCGATTGGCTGATCGATCGCGAGCGCCTGGGCTCGCGCCTGCCCCCACGTGTGGCGGCCAGGGAACTGTGGCGTATCGAGGACCCGTTCCTCGAGCAAGCGCAGGACGACGCCACCGCCCTGGCGATCCACGACCAGGAGCTGATCGGTATCGACGTCATCACCGACGGAGAGATCCGCCGGGAGAGTTACTCAAACCGCTTCGCGACGGCGCTCGACGGGGTCGACCTCGACAACCCCGGCAGCGCGCTCGACCGCACCGGCCACCCAAACCCGGTCCCCCGTGTGGTCGGCCCCATCCGGCGCGCGCGCCCCGTGCAGAAGCGCGACGTCGAGTTCCTACGCCGGCGCACGGACCGCCGCATCCGGGTGACGGTGCCCGGGCCGTTCACGATGACCCAGCAGGCGCAGGACGACTACTACGGCGATCCCGCTGCGATGGCGCTGGACTATGCGCAGGCGGTTAACGCCGAGCTCCGTGACGCCGTGGCGGCCGGCGCGGACATCGTTCAAATCGACGAGCCGTATCTGCAGGCGCGGCCCGAGGCTGCGCGCGAGTTCGCGCTTGCCGCCCTGAATCGCGCGCTTGAAGGGATCAACTCTGAGACGGCGCTGCACACCTGCTTTGGGTATGCGGCGATCGTCAAGAAGCGCGCGAGCGGCTACTCGTTTCTGGCGGAGCTCGAGGAGTGCGCGGCCGACCAGATCTGTCTTGAGGCCGCCCAGCCACGTCTCGATCTCTCGATCCTGGAGCAGCTCCCGAGCAAGCGGATCGTCCTGGGCGTGCTCGACCTCGGCGACCCGTCGGCGGAGTCAGCCGCGGCGGTCGCCGACCGGATTCGCGCCGCGCTTGACCACGTGCCGGCGGAGAGGCTGAGCGTCGGCCCGGACTGCGGGATGAAGTATTTGCCGCGCGAGTTGGCGCAGGCCAAACTGCGCGCGCTCGTTGAGGGCGCGCAGATCGTCCGCTCCGAGCTCCGTTGACGATGCTCGCGCTGGACGACCCCGTCAGTCGACGATCGTAACGGTGCCGTTGTCGCCGTCGACTCGGACCCGCTGACCGGTTCGGATCCGCTTGGTCCCGAATCCGGTCCCAACCACTGCCGGTAGTCCGTACTCCCGTGAGACGATCGCGGCGTGCGACATGATGCCGCCGATGTCCGATACAGCGGCGCCGATACGGGCGAACACCGGCGCCCAGCTCGGGGCGGTGATCGGGCAGATCAGGATCTCGCCTGCCTGAACCTCGTCGAGCTGGGCGACGGACGTGATGACCCGCGCCGCCCCCTCGGCGACACCCGGCGATGCGGCGATCCCGCCCAGCTGGTTGGGATCGCGCCCGTCCCCACCCTGCCACTGCTTAACGGTCTCGGTTGTGACACCGAAGAGCATGACCGTGAACGGTTCAGTTATCTCGGCGGGCGCCACTCCCAGAGCCGGCGGCGGCGACCACTCACGCAGCACCTGCATAATCCGCTTACGCTCGGCTACCTCGTCCGGCCAGTAGCTGGGGCCCCGCGCGGGAGTTCCCGTCGCCCAGCCGGTGCAGAGGTCATAGAGGGCGTCGTGGATCTCGAACCGGTGCAGGAAGAAGATGTCCTCGGCGTCCTGCAGGAACCCCCCGTTCTCAAGGATCTGGCCGAACTCGCGCACACGATTCCAGAAGATCGAGTGGTGCCAGTGCTCGACGTAGAAGTTGTGGTTCTCGACGAAGGGATACACGGTGCGCGCAAGCTCGCGCATCGCGGTGAACGCCTCGCGGTCGCCGGACCCGAGGAGGTCGCGGTACTCGTCGAAGATGCGCTCGCTCTCAACGCGGATCTCCTCGAGCGGACGCGAGATGTCCTCGCCGGCGCGCAGCTTCTCGATGTAGCCACGCATCGCATTGAAGGGGAGGCGGAGGTCGTCGATCCATGCTCGGTGTTCATGTGAGTAGCCGGGACCGGTCGAGAACCAGAACCAGGGCTCCTTGGCGTTCTCGAAGGACTCGAGCCAGCGTTCGCCCTGTGGGGCCTCGCTGATGGCGGCAAGCGCCGCGTACGGATCGTGGTCGGCGACGATCAGATCTGCCAACTCGAGCTCGATCGCGAGCGCCGCCAGCTTGCGCACCTCGTCGTCTGGCCTGAAGAAAAGGATGTCGATTCCCGCGACCATCTTGGAGATCGCCTGATCCGCGATGCCCGGGAAGGCTGTCTGGCAGAAGTCTCGGAACGTCAGGTACGCGGCGTACCCGAGACCGAGCATCTCGAAGTGGTAGTACGCCATTTCCTGCATGTTCTCGATCAGCCTGTTGTAGGTGGCGAGCAGGTCGTAGCTGCTCGTCAGCCCGCGATGTGAGAGCACGGTCGCCTCGGGCTCGACCTCGGGAAGGTCCCGGATCTCGAGCTCTCGAAGCCGTGAGATGCAGTCCTCCGCCTTCGCGATCCAGTTGTCGTAGATCTCGCCCCAGTTCTCGTAGTAGTGACCGGCGCGCCGCTTGAACAGCTCCGCCCGCTTCGCGATCAGCTCCGGGTCGGTAATCGAATTGGGGCTGATGTACAGGTAGCCGTTGACGATTCGCTGGTCGATCCCGAGCGCGGGCGGAATCACGTACACGCGGGTGCCGAACTGGTTGAGCGCGACCCACCAACTCTCAGTCATGATCGTGTCGAACGGATACACGGGCTCGGGGTTGTGCATCCCGTCGAAAAACCAGAACTTCCCTTCCTCGAACTCTCGCCGGGGCTCGCTGAACAGGTAGTAATAGGGGTACAGCCGCTGCCACCCCTCGGCTCCGGGCGGTGCCTCAACGGCGAACGGGCTGACGAACCCCCGCGCTGCCTGCGTCGCCCCCACCGATTACCCCTCTTCGGCGCCCGCGCTGTTTATGCCCTTGGCGACGATTTCCTCCGTGTCCTGAAGGTGCTTGCGCAGGACGTCGGCCGCCGCCTTGGCGCGCCCCTCGCGGAGGTGCTCAAGAATCGATCGGTGTTGCTCCTGGCTGGCGCGAAAGCTTCCGGCAGTCGACACATATAGCCGCAGGTACGGCTCCACCGCGATCCACAGCGAGTCGATCATTGAAGACAGCCGCGGCATCCCAGCCGCGCGGTAGATCTTCATGTGAAAGCTCTCGTTGGCGGCGCGCCAGTCCTCGGGGTCGCGCTCGTACTCATCCATCGTGGCTACCTGAGACTCGAGTTCCGCGAGAAGCTTGGGATCCTTTCGGATCTGCTCGGCGCCTCTGCGCAACGCGAAGGCTTCGAGCTCAGCTCGGATCGCGAAGATCTCGCGCAATTCGGCCTCCGACAGCGCGTTGACGAGGATCTGGTTCTTGCGAAGGGTGACGAGGCCCTCCGCCTCGAGCCTTCGAAGCGCCTCCCTCACCGGAGTGGCACTGACTCTGAAGCGCTCCGTGAGCGGCCGGATCCGTATGGGTCCAGGGCGGTAAACGCCCCGTCCGATGTCGCGGCGAAGTTGCTGATAGATGACGTCTGGGATCGACGGGAGGTCGATCGGCGAGGCCGGAACCTGCTCGCCGGTATCGGATTCCGCGGTGCCCAAGGTGCTCATTGGATGCTATACGCCGATCCGGCCGCCTCTGGGCCGGCGGCGAGTCGGGCCGCATTCAGTGCCGGCACTAATCTCCTCTTTTCGGTGTAAAGGCGGGCCGGTTTCGGTGTTTGATATATAATAGATTGTTGTGGCTGGTCACGTACCCGCAGTCCAAGGATCTGACGGCAGCCGGCCAAGTGGGGACTCGCTGGCCGACGCGCGCGAGATCTATTCACGAAGTGGAATCGGCGGCCGCGTGGGCCTTGGCGATCGTCCTGCGGTCCTGGTGGTGGATCTTCAGTACGGCTTCACGGATGAGACCAGCCCGGTTGGGGGAAACCTGGACGAGGTGATCACCGCGACCGCGTCGCTCCTTGACATCGCGCGGCGCACCGGCCTTCCAGTCGCGTTCACCGCGGTCACTTTCCAGCAGAGTCACCTCGACCAGTTGGTGTGGCTGCGCAAGATGCCGGGTCTTGCCATGCTGATCGAAGGCTCTCGGTGGTGTGAGATCGACGCCCGCGTGCAACCTCAGCCGGGTGAGCCAGTGTTCGGTAAGCAGGCGGCCTCGGCCTTTTACGGGACGTCGCTGGTCTCCTTTTTGCTTGGTGCCAACGCCGATTCGCTGATCGTCACGGGATGCGTTACCAGCGGCTGCGTTCGAGCGAGCGTCGTCGACGCCGTTTCTTGCGGATTCCGGACGATCGTGCCCGTCGAGTGTGTCGGCGACCGCGCTGCCGGCCCACACGACTCAAACATCTTCGATATGGACTCGAAGTACGCCGATGTGGAACCGCTGGAGACGGTGACGGCGCGCCTGCGCAATACAAGGAGCGAGCTAGCCGGCGCACCGGCCGTGAGCTGAATGCCGCTCGCGGACACCGAACCGGTCGGCGCGAGCGGCTACGTCGATCGAGATGGACTAAGGCTCCACCACCTCGAGTACGGCGAAGCCGGAGCGCCGGTGGTCATCGTCCCGGGGATCACCAGCCCGGCGGCGACATGGGAGTTCGTGTCGCTCGATCTCGCGCGGGACTACCACGTAATCACCCTGGACATCAGGGGTCGTGGGCTCTCCGACACGCCCCCTGCCGGTTACGACCTCACCGATTACGCCGGAGACGTCAACGCGGTGATCGAACGACTTGGCCTACAACGGCCCGCGCTCGTCGGTCATTCGATGGGTGCGCGCATCGCCGCCGCGGTGCGCGTGCTTCATCACGGAGCGGCCGGCCCGGTTGTGCTCGCCGACCCGCCGCTGACCGGACCCGGCCGGGGTACCTATCCCATGTCGCTGGAGGCCTTCATGGACCAGCTCCAGGCGGCCCGTTCGGGCGCCGCGCCGGAAGAGCTGCTCCGATACTTCCCGACTCTGACCCCCGAGCACCTTGCCTTGCGCGCGCAGTGGCTGCCGACCTGCGACGAGAACGCGGTGCGGGAGTCCTGGCAGAACTTCCACCGCGAGGACTTCTTTCCATATCTTCGCGAGCTCGAGCCGCCTGTGTTGTTCATGTATGGAGCAGATAGCCCGGTCGTCCCCGAATCCGCCCTACCCGAGATCACCGATACCCGGCCCGACGTGGAGATCGCCCGGATCCCGGGCGCGGGTCACATGATCCCGTGGGACAACACCGGGGACTTTCTGCGCGAGACCCGCCGGTTTATGGAGCGGGTGTCGGCTAGCCGGACGGCGTAGTCGAGGCCCCGCGCACCTGATTCTCAACCGCGATCAGCGCAGCCTCGTACAGGGGACGCGCAAGCGCCTCCGCGCTTGGTACGCGTATGCGTTTGTACATCCACTCGAGCTTGCGTTTGCCGTGCTCGAGCGTCGTCTCGCCGTTCAGTACCCATTTG from Chloroflexota bacterium encodes the following:
- a CDS encoding PEP-utilizing protein mobile subunit, with the translated sequence MTTTPLERRFPSPFSVEAPPGAEDWRRLYPYYYLFSDERKEFEEGKFWFFDGMHNPEPVYPFDTIMPESWWVLLNQFLTRVWPVPPALGIDQRIVNGYLYVSPTSIADEALIEARVPHFLERAGYYYENWDEIYAHWIAKAEDCIKRLRAIEFKPLEEMEPMETITSWRGTTSAWDLIASYDRLLENMHEMACYHFELHMLSYGALMTLSDFCKNAFPGIADQTIAKMVGGVEILFFRPDDELRKLARLALEVGVDDAIIDNEEPQAALGSISAAPDGRRWLEAFEEAKEPWFWFSTGPGYCHQHRAWIDDLTIPFSAMRGYIEKLRDGADIERPLENILSERERIVQEYSELLPTDDDREAFRQVLDLARKVYP
- a CDS encoding 5-methyltetrahydropteroyltriglutamate--homocysteine methyltransferase, which translates into the protein MGSYPQPDWLIDRERLGSRLPPRVAARELWRIEDPFLEQAQDDATALAIHDQELIGIDVITDGEIRRESYSNRFATALDGVDLDNPGSALDRTGHPNPVPRVVGPIRRARPVQKRDVEFLRRRTDRRIRVTVPGPFTMTQQAQDDYYGDPAAMALDYAQAVNAELRDAVAAGADIVQIDEPYLQARPEAAREFALAALNRALEGINSETALHTCFGYAAIVKKRASGYSFLAELEECAADQICLEAAQPRLDLSILEQLPSKRIVLGVLDLGDPSAESAAAVADRIRAALDHVPAERLSVGPDCGMKYLPRELAQAKLRALVEGAQIVRSELR
- a CDS encoding PEP-utilizing enzyme; translation: MGATQAARGFVSPFAVEAPPGAEGWQRLYPYYYLFSEPRREFEEGKFWFFDGMHNPEPVYPFDTIMTESWWVALNQFGTRVYVIPPALGIDQRIVNGYLYISPNSITDPELIAKRAELFKRRAGHYYENWGEIYDNWIAKAEDCISRLRELEIRDLPEVEPEATVLSHRGLTSSYDLLATYNRLIENMQEMAYYHFEMLGLGYAAYLTFRDFCQTAFPGIADQAISKMVAGIDILFFRPDDEVRKLAALAIELELADLIVADHDPYAALAAISEAPQGERWLESFENAKEPWFWFSTGPGYSHEHRAWIDDLRLPFNAMRGYIEKLRAGEDISRPLEEIRVESERIFDEYRDLLGSGDREAFTAMRELARTVYPFVENHNFYVEHWHHSIFWNRVREFGQILENGGFLQDAEDIFFLHRFEIHDALYDLCTGWATGTPARGPSYWPDEVAERKRIMQVLREWSPPPALGVAPAEITEPFTVMLFGVTTETVKQWQGGDGRDPNQLGGIAASPGVAEGAARVITSVAQLDEVQAGEILICPITAPSWAPVFARIGAAVSDIGGIMSHAAIVSREYGLPAVVGTGFGTKRIRTGQRVRVDGDNGTVTIVD
- a CDS encoding GntR family transcriptional regulator encodes the protein MSTLGTAESDTGEQVPASPIDLPSIPDVIYQQLRRDIGRGVYRPGPIRIRPLTERFRVSATPVREALRRLEAEGLVTLRKNQILVNALSEAELREIFAIRAELEAFALRRGAEQIRKDPKLLAELESQVATMDEYERDPEDWRAANESFHMKIYRAAGMPRLSSMIDSLWIAVEPYLRLYVSTAGSFRASQEQHRSILEHLREGRAKAAADVLRKHLQDTEEIVAKGINSAGAEEG
- a CDS encoding isochorismatase family protein, with protein sequence MGLGDRPAVLVVDLQYGFTDETSPVGGNLDEVITATASLLDIARRTGLPVAFTAVTFQQSHLDQLVWLRKMPGLAMLIEGSRWCEIDARVQPQPGEPVFGKQAASAFYGTSLVSFLLGANADSLIVTGCVTSGCVRASVVDAVSCGFRTIVPVECVGDRAAGPHDSNIFDMDSKYADVEPLETVTARLRNTRSELAGAPAVS
- a CDS encoding alpha/beta hydrolase, yielding MPLADTEPVGASGYVDRDGLRLHHLEYGEAGAPVVIVPGITSPAATWEFVSLDLARDYHVITLDIRGRGLSDTPPAGYDLTDYAGDVNAVIERLGLQRPALVGHSMGARIAAAVRVLHHGAAGPVVLADPPLTGPGRGTYPMSLEAFMDQLQAARSGAAPEELLRYFPTLTPEHLALRAQWLPTCDENAVRESWQNFHREDFFPYLRELEPPVLFMYGADSPVVPESALPEITDTRPDVEIARIPGAGHMIPWDNTGDFLRETRRFMERVSASRTA